A region of Mesorhizobium sp. AR02 DNA encodes the following proteins:
- a CDS encoding thiamine diphosphokinase: MSTFTILLGGDLIRTPRLDRQVEGSRVIAADAGIGHARLLGLVPELWVGDFDSVPANLPDDLASVPRQTFPAEKDKTDGELAIAAALERGATRLVLAGAFGGKRADHAFLHLALALRLAEAGTKVLLTSGAQEGVPLLHEKADFDYADGTLFSILGFSELAGLTVSGAKWPLNQVEVAFGSSLTISNEVKFDKTGGRLEIALGHGRALLLAHPYPLPES; this comes from the coding sequence ATGAGCACATTCACCATCCTGCTTGGCGGCGATCTCATCCGCACGCCCCGGCTCGACCGCCAGGTCGAAGGCTCGCGCGTCATCGCCGCCGACGCCGGCATCGGCCATGCGCGGCTGCTCGGCCTTGTGCCTGAACTGTGGGTGGGTGATTTCGATTCGGTGCCGGCCAATCTTCCTGACGACCTTGCTTCGGTGCCCCGCCAGACCTTTCCGGCTGAGAAGGACAAGACCGACGGCGAACTGGCGATCGCCGCAGCCCTCGAGCGCGGCGCGACCCGCCTTGTGCTAGCGGGCGCCTTCGGCGGCAAGCGCGCCGACCACGCTTTCCTGCATCTGGCACTCGCCCTGCGGCTGGCCGAGGCCGGGACCAAGGTGCTGCTGACCAGCGGCGCCCAGGAAGGTGTCCCCTTGCTGCACGAAAAGGCCGACTTCGACTATGCCGACGGCACGCTGTTTTCGATCCTCGGCTTTTCCGAACTTGCCGGCCTGACCGTTTCTGGCGCCAAATGGCCGCTGAACCAGGTCGAGGTGGCCTTCGGCTCGTCCCTGACCATCTCCAACGAGGTCAAGTTCGACAAGACCGGGGGCCGCCTCGAAATCGCGCTCGGCCACGGCCGCGCACTGCTGCTCGCGCATCCGTATCCACTACCTGAAAGCTGA
- the thiB gene encoding thiamine ABC transporter substrate binding subunit: MRTLLYALVSAMIVALSGPALAKDKLTVYTYESFTADWGPGPVVKKEFEAECGCDVEFVSVADGVALLNRVKLEGASTKADIVLGLDTNLTADAKASSLFAPHGAVSDINVPGGWTDDTFVPFDYGYFAVVYDTEKLKTPPKSLKELVEGSADDKIVIQDPRTSTPGLGLLLWVKSVYGDKAPEAWAKLKAKVLTVTPGWSEAYGLFTKGEAPMVLSYTTSPAYHMVAENTERYQAASFEEGEYLQIEVAGITTTGAKNPLAEKFMAFMTGPKFQDAIPETNWMFPAGKTDKPLNPAFDKLVKPTKTLLFSPEEVAANRKAWVDEWLAVMSK; the protein is encoded by the coding sequence ATGCGCACGCTTTTATACGCTCTTGTCTCAGCCATGATTGTGGCGCTGTCCGGGCCGGCCTTGGCCAAGGACAAGCTCACCGTCTACACCTATGAGAGCTTCACCGCCGACTGGGGTCCAGGCCCGGTGGTGAAGAAGGAATTCGAGGCCGAATGCGGCTGCGATGTCGAGTTCGTCTCGGTCGCCGATGGCGTCGCCCTGCTCAACCGCGTCAAGCTCGAAGGGGCGTCGACCAAGGCCGATATCGTGCTCGGCCTCGACACCAATCTTACCGCCGATGCCAAGGCCTCGAGCCTGTTTGCCCCCCATGGCGCGGTGAGCGATATCAACGTGCCGGGCGGCTGGACCGACGACACGTTTGTTCCCTTTGACTACGGCTATTTCGCCGTCGTCTATGACACGGAAAAGCTGAAGACGCCGCCCAAAAGCCTGAAGGAGCTGGTCGAGGGTAGCGCCGACGACAAGATCGTCATCCAGGATCCACGCACCTCGACGCCAGGCCTCGGCCTGCTGTTGTGGGTGAAGTCGGTCTATGGTGACAAGGCGCCGGAAGCCTGGGCCAAGCTCAAGGCGAAGGTGCTGACCGTGACGCCGGGCTGGAGCGAGGCCTATGGCCTGTTCACCAAGGGCGAGGCGCCGATGGTGCTGTCCTACACGACGTCGCCGGCCTATCACATGGTTGCAGAGAACACCGAGCGCTACCAGGCGGCTTCCTTTGAAGAGGGCGAATATCTGCAGATCGAGGTCGCGGGAATCACCACCACGGGGGCCAAGAACCCGCTGGCGGAAAAGTTCATGGCCTTCATGACCGGACCGAAATTCCAGGACGCCATCCCGGAGACCAACTGGATGTTCCCGGCAGGCAAGACCGACAAGCCGCTCAACCCGGCCTTCGACAAACTGGTCAAACCGACAAAGACCTTGCTGTTCAGCCCCGAGGAGGTTGCCGCCAATCGCAAGGCCTGGGTCGATGAATGGCTGGCGGTGATGAGCAAATGA